In Nocardia terpenica, the genomic window GCCCGCTGGTGGGTAGCCACAGCAGTAGTGGGGTGGTGATGCCGGTGGCGGTGGCCAGGTTCGCGTAGCCTGCGAGTTTGCCGCAGACCTGGGTGAGTGACTCTGTGCCGCAGTCGTATTCGAGGAAGAACTCGACACCCGGGAGGCCGGGCTGGGTGGGGTCGAGGCGGCCGTAGCCGTCGGGGCGGGCCAGGTCGCCCCACAGCCGGGTGCAGCGGGTGTGTGACCACCACGCGGTCAGCACGCCCTGAGTGGGGCTGGTGGTGGCGAGGTCGGTGAACCAGTCGTTGACGGCGACGTCGTGGCGTAGCCGGAGGCTGTGGGCCAGTGCGAGTGCGCGGTCGTGGCGCCAGCGCAGCTCGCGGATGTCGAGGCCGTGCTCGCCGGCCAGGACCGCGGCTCCGGCCGGGGCGAGGATCCAATGCCAGGGTGCGGTGCCGACCAGGCGGCGGGGCCGGAAGCGGTCGATCACCCCGGTCTGGTGCAGGGTCTGCAGGCGTCGGCTGGCGCGGCGGTCGGCGGTGAATGCCAGCGCCGCGATCTGGGTGGTGGTCAGGACGCGATGCTCGTACAGCATCCACAGCAACCACCGATCCCGCCCGGTCAGCACCGTGGCCAGTGCGGCCTGCCCGGCCGGGACGGCCCGCCGGGGTGCGGGCGGGAATCGGTGCGCGCGGGTCGGTCCGCGGCGGGTGACGTGGGTCATCGGAATACACCTCCAGCGGCGGGGGACGGGGATGGCCGGGGTATACGGCGGGAATGCCGGGTGGCAGGGCCGTGTCAGCGGCGGCGCGGGTCGTGGCGGGCGGTGCCCGGGGCCGGTGTCGCCGATCGGGGGCGGGACGCGGGCGGGGTGGGCGTGGGCCGTGCGATGCCGTTGGTTGCGATGCCGTTGGTGTGGGTGCGGGCGGCGGCGCGGATGTGGGCCGATCGGCCTCGGATGGGCGGGGGAAGCGGTGCGGTGGCGACGGTGAACGGGGGCGCGTTCTGGCCTCGGACGAACAGGCGCGCGGCGGCGTGGTAGGCGTCCAGGTGGGCGAGGTCGTGCTCGCTGAGCTGGGGCAGGGTATGGCGGGCCAGGTCGCGGGCGTCTTCGGGTGACACGGCGAAACAGATCTTGTTTCTGGCGTTGGTGGAGACCGCGTCGCGCAGGGTGGGGGTGAGCTGGCCGAGGTTCTGATGCGCCAGCACCATCGACAGTTTCAAGGCCCTGGCCTCGGCGAGCATGTCTTCCACCGGTGTGGACGAGTGCAGGAAGTTGTGGAATTCGTCGAGGTAGAGCGCGGCGTCGCGGCGCTGTGTGGCGGGTGTGGCGGCGCGGGCGGTGACGGCCTGCCAGGTGCGAGCCACCAGCAGCGCACCGACCAGGCGGGTGGTTTCTTCACCGAGCCGCCCTTTGGGCAGGCGGGCCAGCACCAGGCCGCCCTGGTCGAGAATCTGGCCGATGTCGACGGTGGCCGGGCCACCGGCCACGGCGGTCTTGACGAAAGGCCGCAGCAGCAGGTGGCGCAGCTTGTTCA contains:
- a CDS encoding replication-relaxation family protein, which produces MTHVTRRGPTRAHRFPPAPRRAVPAGQAALATVLTGRDRWLLWMLYEHRVLTTTQIAALAFTADRRASRRLQTLHQTGVIDRFRPRRLVGTAPWHWILAPAGAAVLAGEHGLDIRELRWRHDRALALAHSLRLRHDVAVNDWFTDLATTSPTQGVLTAWWSHTRCTRLWGDLARPDGYGRLDPTQPGLPGVEFFLEYDCGTESLTQVCGKLAGYANLATATGITTPLLLWLPTSGREAAARTALHATAAALPDPATVPIATAAADYTAAAETDPAGPVWLPLHPPAASGGRTRLALHRLTTAWPQPTGTTGPDNTENPAADRRTVLPPPPPRPPREATP